The Pseudomonadota bacterium nucleotide sequence CGCTCGGCTGCTTTATCCAAATTTTCCTGCGATACAGCAATAGAAAACCGCAAATATGGGCCCATACCAAAGGCACTGCCGGGCATGACCGCCACTTTCACTGAGTCTAACAAATAGTCTGCAACATCCATATCGGTTTCCAGTGCAGTCCCTGCTGGTGTTTTCTTACCCAGTAACCCTTGGCAATTAACCCACAAATAAAAGGCTCCACTAGGTTTGCAAACTTTAAGCCCTGGGATATCAGCCATATTGCGCATCATGAGATCCCGGCGCGATTGATACTTTTGTACCCACGAAGTCAAAAAGCTCTGATCGCCATTAAGCGCTGCAGCAGAGGCAGCTTGAGCAATCGAATTGGCTGAGCTGGTGCTTTGCGACTGGAGTGTTTTCATCGCTTTGATTAATCCTACAGGACCTGCTGCATAACCAATGCGCCAACCGGTCATGGCATAGGCTTTGGAAACCCCATTGATGGTCAACACCCGATCCTGCAAATGCGGGCATACTTGGGCTATCGTGGCAAACGATTGCCCGTCAAAGATCAACTTTTCATAGATATCATCGCTGATGACGTGCACATGGGGATACTGTGCCAACACCTCCCCCAGGGCCTTTAATTCATCAACTGAATATACTGCTCCTGTAGGATTGCTGGGCGAGTTTAGGCACAGCCACTTGGTTTTCTTAGTGATTACTTTACTCAAAGCTCTCGGCCGTAATTTAAACCCCG carries:
- a CDS encoding pyridoxal phosphate-dependent aminotransferase, coding for MALLNQIISTIKPSATLALGQKVLEMKAAGEDVIGLAGGEPNFPTPKFICDAAIQAIQAGQTKYTAVDGTPELKQAIIDKFSKDHGLACKPHNIIVGTGAKQLLYNAFMVTLNPGDEVIVPAPYWVSYPPMVQCAQGHSVFVPTSEAAGFKLRPRALSKVITKKTKWLCLNSPSNPTGAVYSVDELKALGEVLAQYPHVHVISDDIYEKLIFDGQSFATIAQVCPHLQDRVLTINGVSKAYAMTGWRIGYAAGPVGLIKAMKTLQSQSTSSANSIAQAASAAALNGDQSFLTSWVQKYQSRRDLMMRNMADIPGLKVCKPSGAFYLWVNCQGLLGKKTPAGTALETDMDVADYLLDSVKVAVMPGSAFGMGPYLRFSIAVSQENLDKAAERFRGAVARLSS